In the Qipengyuania pelagi genome, one interval contains:
- the gyrA gene encoding DNA gyrase subunit A, whose product MSDDTDMITPAPYGGDEYARIDIVDEMKTSYLDYAMSVIVSRALPDVRDGLKPVHRRILFASQEGGFVAGRPYRKSAKIVGDVMGNYHPHGDSAIYDALARMTQDWSMRVPLVDGQGNFGSMDPDPPASMRYTEARLARVANALLDDLDKDTVDFTDNYDQSRQEPTVLPARFPNLLVNGAGGIAVGMATNVPPHNLGEVIDGCFAYMDNPAITSEELFEIIPGPDFPTAPLILGKSGARSAYTTGRGSILMRARHEIEEKRGERRSIVLTSIPYQVGKNGLVEKIAEAAKEKRIEGISDIRDESSREGVRVVVDLKRDASPEVVLNQIWRYSPAQASFPANMLAIRGGRPEVLTLRDFIQAFISFREQVITRRTKFELNKARERAHILLGLVVAVSNMDEVVAMIRGSSNPGEARAKLLAKEWPIGEIAQYIALVEAIEPNAEQEGGTYRLSERQVKAILDLRLHRLTALGRDEIADELKELAVAIEEYLAILADRVKLYAVMREELQEIRDLYATPRLSEIAPAWDGLEDEDLIEREEMVVTVTHGGYIKRTPLTTFRAQARGGKGRSGMATKDEDAVVELFVTSTHNPVLFFTNTGRVYRLKVWKLPEGGPQTKGRPMVNLLPLGDDERVTNVLPLPEDEAEWDKLNIVFATEQGMVRRNSMDAFTNVPSNGKYAMGFVEDSGDRLVGVRLLNESQEIFLASDSGKAIRFQATDARETKSRTGIGVRGMLLKGGAKVVSMAVLDAGEPETEVRDAYLRGASWKNNDTAIDLPDEKIAELAGSEEFILTLTANGYGKITSSYEYRTIGRGGQGLTNIGEPSSNPDRNGPVVASFPVKHGSQLMLVTDQAKLIRLPITFRHLIEGGFDTHAGYSISGRGSSGVRIFNVAKGEQIVGAAPIDETEEPENEAEEAVADEIASHGGSIHPTTPHTTAHSDDNIEDEPDSD is encoded by the coding sequence TTGAGCGACGATACCGACATGATCACTCCCGCGCCCTATGGCGGGGACGAATACGCCCGCATCGACATCGTCGATGAGATGAAGACCAGCTATCTCGATTACGCGATGAGCGTGATCGTGAGCCGCGCGCTTCCCGATGTGCGCGACGGGTTGAAGCCGGTCCACCGCCGCATCCTCTTCGCCAGCCAGGAAGGCGGCTTCGTCGCCGGAAGGCCCTATCGCAAGAGCGCCAAGATCGTCGGCGACGTGATGGGCAACTACCACCCGCACGGCGACAGCGCGATCTACGATGCGCTTGCCCGCATGACGCAGGACTGGTCGATGCGCGTCCCGCTGGTCGACGGCCAGGGCAATTTCGGATCGATGGACCCCGATCCGCCCGCCTCGATGCGCTACACCGAAGCGCGCCTGGCGCGCGTCGCCAACGCCCTGCTCGACGATCTCGACAAGGATACCGTCGATTTCACCGACAATTACGACCAGTCGCGGCAGGAACCCACTGTCCTGCCCGCGCGCTTCCCGAACCTGCTGGTCAATGGGGCGGGCGGCATCGCGGTGGGCATGGCCACCAACGTTCCCCCGCACAATCTGGGCGAGGTGATCGACGGCTGCTTCGCCTATATGGACAACCCGGCGATCACGTCGGAGGAATTGTTCGAGATCATCCCCGGCCCCGATTTCCCGACCGCGCCGCTGATCCTGGGCAAATCCGGTGCCCGCTCCGCCTACACCACCGGCCGCGGTTCCATCCTGATGCGCGCCCGGCACGAAATCGAGGAAAAGCGCGGAGAGCGGCGGTCGATCGTCCTCACCTCGATCCCCTATCAGGTCGGCAAGAACGGTCTCGTCGAAAAGATCGCCGAAGCCGCGAAGGAAAAGCGGATCGAGGGGATTTCCGACATCCGCGACGAAAGCTCGCGCGAGGGTGTGCGCGTGGTCGTGGACCTGAAGCGCGACGCCTCGCCCGAAGTCGTACTCAACCAGATCTGGCGCTATTCCCCCGCGCAGGCCAGCTTCCCCGCCAATATGCTGGCGATCCGCGGTGGCCGCCCGGAAGTCCTGACGCTTCGCGACTTCATCCAGGCGTTCATCAGCTTCCGCGAACAGGTCATTACCCGCCGCACCAAGTTCGAACTGAACAAGGCGCGCGAGCGGGCCCATATCCTGCTCGGCCTCGTAGTCGCGGTGTCGAACATGGACGAGGTCGTGGCGATGATCCGCGGCTCGTCCAATCCGGGCGAGGCGCGCGCGAAACTGCTCGCCAAGGAATGGCCGATCGGCGAGATCGCGCAATATATCGCGCTGGTCGAAGCGATCGAACCCAATGCCGAACAGGAAGGCGGAACCTATCGCCTGTCCGAACGGCAGGTGAAGGCGATCCTCGACCTCAGACTGCACCGACTGACGGCGCTTGGCCGCGACGAGATCGCCGACGAGTTGAAGGAACTCGCGGTCGCGATCGAGGAATATCTCGCGATCCTTGCCGACCGGGTCAAACTCTACGCCGTGATGCGCGAAGAATTGCAGGAAATCCGCGATCTCTACGCCACGCCGCGCCTCAGCGAGATCGCACCGGCTTGGGACGGCCTCGAGGACGAGGACCTGATCGAGCGCGAGGAGATGGTCGTCACCGTGACCCATGGTGGTTACATCAAGCGCACCCCGCTGACGACGTTCCGCGCGCAGGCGCGCGGCGGCAAGGGCCGCAGCGGCATGGCGACCAAGGACGAGGACGCGGTGGTCGAACTCTTCGTCACCTCGACTCACAATCCGGTGCTGTTCTTCACCAATACCGGCCGGGTCTATCGTCTTAAGGTCTGGAAGCTGCCCGAAGGCGGGCCGCAGACCAAGGGGCGGCCGATGGTCAACCTCCTCCCGCTGGGCGATGACGAGCGCGTGACCAATGTGCTCCCGCTGCCCGAGGATGAGGCTGAGTGGGACAAGCTCAACATCGTCTTTGCCACCGAACAGGGCATGGTGCGGCGCAATTCTATGGATGCCTTCACCAACGTTCCCTCCAACGGCAAATATGCGATGGGCTTCGTCGAGGATAGCGGTGACCGGCTGGTCGGCGTGCGCCTGTTGAATGAAAGTCAGGAAATCTTCCTCGCTTCGGATTCGGGCAAGGCGATCCGCTTCCAGGCGACCGATGCGCGCGAAACCAAGAGCCGCACGGGCATCGGTGTGCGCGGTATGCTGCTCAAGGGCGGCGCCAAGGTCGTCTCAATGGCCGTGCTCGACGCTGGCGAGCCGGAAACCGAAGTGCGCGACGCATATCTGCGCGGCGCGAGCTGGAAGAACAACGACACTGCAATCGACCTGCCGGACGAGAAGATCGCGGAATTGGCGGGAAGCGAAGAGTTCATCCTCACGCTGACCGCGAACGGATACGGCAAGATTACGTCGAGCTACGAATATCGCACCATCGGGCGCGGTGGCCAGGGCCTCACGAATATCGGCGAGCCGTCCTCGAACCCGGACCGCAACGGGCCGGTGGTCGCCAGCTTCCCGGTCAAGCACGGGTCGCAGCTGATGCTGGTGACCGATCAGGCCAAGCTGATCCGCCTGCCGATCACCTTCCGCCACCTGATCGAGGGCGGGTTCGACACCCATGCGGGCTATTCGATCTCGGGCCGCGGATCATCAGGCGTTCGCATCTTCAACGTGGCGAAGGGCGAGCAGATCGTAGGCGCCGCGCCGATCGACGAAACCGAAGAGCCGGAGAACGAGGCGGAGGAAGCGGTCGCGGACGAGATCGCCAGCCATGGCGGTTCGATCCACCCGACCACGCCGCACACGACCGCTCATTCGGACGACAATATCGAGGACGAACCGGACAGCGACTGA
- a CDS encoding lysoplasmalogenase family protein — MPTPARTALIDHRPWLLASIVASLGYFLLSDQLPGLFVMALKGAGVGLLAIYAARRSSGIDGALIASVLAVAALADIVLEISFLIGAGLFALSHLVAIALYWRNRRKTLRASQKQTAIAILLLVPAIAALSAWPQANWQLATLYAATIAAMSASAWISRFPRYRVGMGTLLFVASDLMIIAREAGRFDPTAADWMVWPLYYIGQLMIATGVVQALRNEVAKGLHR, encoded by the coding sequence ATGCCCACACCCGCTCGCACAGCCCTGATCGATCATCGGCCCTGGTTGCTGGCCAGCATCGTCGCGTCGCTTGGCTATTTCCTGCTCTCGGATCAGCTTCCGGGCCTTTTCGTAATGGCCCTGAAAGGCGCTGGCGTCGGCCTGCTGGCGATCTACGCCGCGCGGCGAAGCAGCGGGATCGACGGAGCCCTGATTGCGAGCGTCCTCGCTGTGGCCGCATTGGCCGACATCGTGCTCGAGATATCCTTTCTTATCGGGGCGGGGCTGTTCGCGCTGTCGCACCTCGTTGCGATCGCGCTCTACTGGCGCAATCGCAGAAAGACCTTGCGGGCCAGCCAGAAACAGACGGCGATCGCGATCCTGCTGCTGGTCCCGGCGATCGCGGCGCTGTCGGCCTGGCCGCAGGCGAACTGGCAGCTTGCGACTCTCTATGCCGCTACCATTGCCGCAATGAGCGCGTCGGCCTGGATCAGCCGTTTCCCGCGCTACCGCGTCGGGATGGGGACACTGTTGTTCGTCGCGTCGGACCTGATGATTATCGCGCGCGAGGCGGGACGGTTCGATCCCACGGCGGCGGACTGGATGGTCTGGCCGCTCTATTATATCGGCCAGCTGATGATCGCGACCGGCGTGGTGCAGGCCCTCCGCAACGAAGTGGCGAAGGGCCTGCACCGATAG
- the trmFO gene encoding methylenetetrahydrofolate--tRNA-(uracil(54)-C(5))-methyltransferase (FADH(2)-oxidizing) TrmFO encodes MAHDIHIIGGGLAGSEATWQLAQRGFRVRLSEMRGSGDMTPAHQTDGLAELVCSNSFRSDDSDKNAVGLLHDEMRRLDSLVMMAGEKARVPAGSAMAVDRDVFSAEVERALLEHPNVTVVRERVDALPDSGPTIVATGPLTAQSLAQSIVEATGQDRLAFFDAIAPIVHRDSIDMDICWIQSRWNKRTEASNEEGDYINCPMTKEQYYAFHQGLMDGEKTEFREWEKDTPYFDGCMPIEVMAARGVETLRFGPMKPVGLDNPRDTTPEFPQGRWPYAVVQLRQDNKLGTLWNMVGFQTKLKHGAQVELFRTIPGLENAEFARLGGLHRNTFLNSPLVLDRQLRLNRAHHIRFAGQVTGCEGYVESAAVGLMAGLMAASELAGRDWAPPPRTTALGALLSHITGDAEAETFQPMNVNFGLFPPLHDVGKKQRKEAYTARAKADLGQWLPILERVPA; translated from the coding sequence ATGGCTCACGATATCCACATCATCGGCGGCGGGCTCGCCGGAAGCGAAGCGACCTGGCAATTGGCACAGCGGGGTTTCCGCGTCCGCCTGTCCGAAATGCGCGGCTCGGGCGACATGACCCCCGCCCACCAGACCGACGGATTGGCTGAGCTGGTCTGCTCCAACAGCTTCCGCTCGGACGATAGCGACAAGAACGCGGTCGGCCTGCTGCATGACGAAATGCGGCGGTTGGACAGCCTTGTCATGATGGCCGGCGAAAAAGCCCGCGTTCCCGCCGGATCGGCCATGGCGGTGGATCGCGATGTCTTCTCGGCGGAAGTCGAGCGCGCTTTGTTGGAACATCCCAATGTAACCGTCGTGCGCGAGCGTGTCGACGCCCTGCCCGATAGCGGCCCGACGATCGTCGCCACCGGCCCGCTGACCGCGCAATCGCTGGCGCAAAGCATCGTCGAAGCCACGGGGCAGGACCGGCTGGCCTTTTTCGACGCGATCGCGCCGATCGTCCATCGCGACAGTATCGACATGGACATCTGCTGGATCCAGTCGCGCTGGAACAAGCGCACCGAAGCCTCGAACGAGGAAGGCGATTACATCAACTGCCCCATGACGAAGGAACAGTATTACGCCTTCCATCAAGGCCTGATGGACGGCGAGAAGACCGAATTTCGCGAATGGGAGAAGGACACGCCTTATTTCGATGGCTGTATGCCGATCGAGGTGATGGCGGCGCGCGGCGTCGAGACCTTGCGCTTCGGCCCGATGAAGCCGGTCGGCCTCGACAATCCGCGCGACACGACGCCGGAATTTCCGCAAGGCCGTTGGCCCTATGCGGTCGTCCAGCTGCGCCAGGATAACAAACTGGGCACGCTGTGGAACATGGTCGGCTTCCAGACCAAGCTCAAGCACGGGGCGCAGGTCGAGCTGTTTCGGACGATCCCCGGTCTCGAAAACGCGGAATTCGCCCGGCTTGGCGGTCTGCACCGGAACACCTTCCTCAATTCTCCTCTGGTCCTCGACCGCCAGCTCAGGCTCAATCGTGCACACCACATCCGGTTTGCCGGGCAGGTGACGGGCTGCGAAGGCTATGTCGAGAGCGCGGCGGTGGGTCTGATGGCGGGGCTGATGGCGGCGAGCGAACTGGCGGGCCGTGACTGGGCCCCTCCCCCACGAACCACGGCACTAGGGGCGCTTCTCTCGCACATCACCGGCGATGCCGAAGCGGAAACCTTCCAGCCCATGAACGTGAATTTCGGCCTCTTTCCGCCGCTCCACGATGTCGGCAAGAAACAGCGCAAGGAAGCCTATACCGCGCGGGCGAAGGCGGATCTCGGCCAATGGCTGCCCATTCTGGAGCGCGTGCCCGCCTGA
- a CDS encoding EF-hand domain-containing protein produces the protein MRNGLLGAFCALILAGIGFFWWQGRAEVERGAPPPLVEPTESADDSQLPSADATNLRGPEPPEATELTREQRRFFRYDRNRDWKISRTEMLSSRTDAFRKLDKDGNNLLTFEEWAVATVDKFEGADADGNLSLTPAEFATTAPKPKPKPACRC, from the coding sequence ATGCGAAACGGGTTGTTGGGGGCATTCTGCGCCTTGATACTGGCCGGGATCGGCTTCTTCTGGTGGCAGGGCCGGGCCGAGGTCGAGCGCGGTGCACCTCCGCCGCTGGTCGAACCGACCGAGAGCGCCGACGATTCCCAGTTACCAAGCGCCGATGCGACCAATCTGCGCGGGCCGGAACCGCCGGAGGCGACCGAACTCACCCGCGAACAGCGCCGCTTCTTCCGCTACGACCGCAATCGCGACTGGAAGATCTCGCGTACCGAGATGCTATCCAGCCGAACCGACGCCTTTCGCAAGCTCGACAAGGACGGGAACAATTTGCTGACCTTCGAGGAATGGGCGGTCGCCACGGTCGACAAGTTCGAAGGCGCCGATGCGGACGGAAATCTCTCCCTGACGCCGGCGGAATTCGCCACCACTGCGCCCAAGCCGAAACCCAAGCCGGCCTGCCGCTGCTGA
- a CDS encoding TadE/TadG family type IV pilus assembly protein translates to MTALRRNTGGNVLAIAAASVLPILAVIGGAVDMSRNYMVMTRLQQACDAGVLAGRKAVGANRYDASAAAQATKMFNANYPKSYAGSYDLSFTPSSPDDGITVNGIAKASVPTAIMKIFGYKRQNLTADCAATFKITNTDVTMVLDVTGSMGWSISDGAGGTTTRIEALKKATKNFYDTMASASANSGARIRYSFVPYSQSVNAARLVKTRDPSFIVGGNIADTVNFSTRRPVYESTETRIETLTDVDAYECYELYSKNQPITGWWAPSNDGYTQGQNATKSGDSSGTYTFQYYSWNGSTAYPNTYLRGSSYWRTCQRRSIRKAITYDRNAPNARFLRYDYEQVATPINAYYNTLTNGSVVTRPSEHGSYSDRWAGCLREPDTVNSDTFTFNTLSGRIEPTAAKDLNIDLVPSTNSDRWKPLWPEIIYHREGNPNKVSITDSSTNPPYTYGYVYGACPPAATNLAQLNKSAFDAYVNSLAALGGTYHDIGILWGARLSSPDGIFSSNVNETAPNNGFVSRNMIFMTDGELSTTVYDSNSYGNEWNDHRIVNWTGAYWDAAGIQAKQNPNHRARFLALCEAVKAKNIRLWVVAFATSLDSNLVQCASPNSAFVSTNAAQLNDNFERIAKSMSDLRIVQ, encoded by the coding sequence TTGACGGCGCTGCGCCGTAACACCGGCGGCAATGTGCTGGCGATCGCGGCTGCGAGCGTTCTTCCCATTCTGGCTGTCATCGGCGGCGCGGTCGACATGAGCCGCAATTACATGGTGATGACCCGGCTGCAACAGGCTTGCGATGCGGGCGTCCTCGCCGGGCGCAAGGCAGTCGGGGCCAATCGCTACGACGCATCTGCGGCGGCCCAGGCGACGAAGATGTTCAACGCGAACTACCCGAAATCCTACGCGGGTAGCTATGATCTGAGCTTCACGCCCTCCTCGCCCGATGACGGAATTACCGTCAATGGAATCGCCAAAGCCAGCGTCCCGACCGCGATCATGAAGATTTTCGGCTACAAGCGGCAAAATTTGACTGCCGACTGTGCCGCGACTTTCAAAATTACCAATACCGATGTGACCATGGTCCTCGACGTCACCGGTTCCATGGGATGGTCGATCTCCGACGGTGCCGGAGGTACGACGACCCGAATAGAAGCGCTCAAGAAGGCGACCAAGAACTTCTACGACACGATGGCTTCGGCCAGCGCGAACTCAGGCGCGCGCATCCGCTATTCCTTCGTTCCCTATTCGCAAAGCGTGAACGCCGCACGTCTGGTCAAGACGCGTGACCCTTCCTTCATCGTCGGCGGAAACATCGCAGACACCGTCAATTTTTCGACAAGGCGGCCAGTCTACGAATCGACGGAAACGCGGATCGAGACGCTCACCGATGTCGATGCCTACGAGTGCTATGAGCTGTATTCGAAGAACCAGCCCATCACCGGCTGGTGGGCACCAAGCAATGATGGTTACACGCAAGGTCAGAACGCGACGAAATCCGGCGATTCCAGCGGCACCTACACGTTTCAATATTACAGCTGGAACGGCTCGACAGCCTATCCCAACACCTACCTGCGGGGGTCATCCTACTGGCGGACGTGCCAGCGCAGATCGATCCGCAAGGCGATCACCTACGATCGCAACGCGCCGAACGCGCGGTTCCTTCGCTACGATTATGAACAGGTCGCGACCCCGATCAACGCATATTACAACACATTGACCAATGGGTCCGTTGTCACGCGGCCTTCGGAACACGGTTCCTACAGCGACCGCTGGGCGGGTTGTCTTCGAGAACCGGATACTGTCAACTCCGATACATTCACCTTCAACACACTGTCAGGCCGTATCGAGCCGACTGCCGCAAAAGACCTCAATATCGATCTCGTGCCGAGCACCAATTCGGATCGCTGGAAACCTTTATGGCCGGAGATTATCTATCACCGGGAAGGGAACCCCAATAAAGTAAGCATTACGGATTCGAGCACCAATCCCCCATATACCTATGGTTATGTCTATGGTGCTTGCCCGCCCGCTGCGACCAATCTGGCGCAATTGAACAAGAGTGCTTTCGATGCCTACGTGAACAGCTTGGCAGCGCTGGGTGGAACGTATCACGATATAGGAATCCTCTGGGGGGCGCGTCTCTCTTCCCCCGATGGAATCTTCTCTTCGAACGTAAACGAAACCGCTCCGAATAATGGGTTCGTTTCGCGCAACATGATCTTCATGACCGATGGTGAATTATCCACCACTGTTTACGATTCGAATTCCTACGGAAACGAATGGAATGATCACAGGATCGTCAACTGGACCGGAGCGTATTGGGACGCGGCAGGGATCCAGGCGAAGCAGAACCCGAACCACAGGGCTCGCTTCCTCGCCCTTTGCGAGGCGGTGAAGGCGAAGAATATCCGTCTTTGGGTGGTCGCCTTCGCCACCAGTCTCGACAGCAATCTGGTCCAGTGCGCCAGCCCGAACAGCGCTTTCGTTTCGACCAACGCAGCGCAGCTCAATGACAATTTCGAGCGCATCGCCAAGAGCATGTCCGACCTCAGGATCGTGCAATGA
- a CDS encoding TadE/TadG family type IV pilus assembly protein produces MIRRPMGSDQRGATVVELAFALPVFVMLIMGAFHFGHQIYINAVMQGALEEASRQVSLETANGQFGEIEKRYKSQIQPIMPQATISLTAQNYKDYDSVDQPEVWADGNSDGRCNNNEAFEDLNRNGRWDADAGATGIGGARDIVELTANVSYEALFPFYRFIGGSSIVNLSSKTYLKTQPYKQQQARQPVTGVCP; encoded by the coding sequence ATGATCCGCCGACCGATGGGGAGCGATCAACGGGGCGCGACGGTCGTCGAGCTCGCCTTTGCGCTGCCCGTTTTTGTGATGCTCATCATGGGGGCGTTTCATTTCGGGCACCAGATCTACATCAATGCCGTAATGCAGGGCGCGCTGGAGGAAGCATCGCGGCAGGTGTCGTTGGAAACGGCAAACGGGCAGTTCGGGGAAATCGAGAAGCGCTACAAATCTCAGATCCAACCCATCATGCCGCAGGCCACGATTTCGCTGACGGCTCAAAATTACAAAGATTATGATTCCGTCGACCAGCCCGAGGTTTGGGCGGACGGCAACAGCGACGGGCGTTGCAACAACAACGAGGCTTTCGAGGATCTCAATCGCAACGGCCGCTGGGACGCGGATGCCGGGGCGACCGGCATTGGCGGCGCGCGCGACATCGTCGAATTGACCGCCAACGTTTCGTACGAGGCCCTGTTTCCCTTCTATCGCTTCATCGGCGGGTCTTCCATCGTCAACCTTTCGAGCAAGACCTACCTCAAGACGCAGCCCTACAAGCAGCAGCAAGCCCGCCAGCCCGTCACGGGAGTATGCCCGTGA
- a CDS encoding TadE family protein — MKSRTLKGMRSRVRRRWRALPGAQSGLALIEFAFSLPIFMLLAMFGAEIAFLATANMRTSQVALMLADNASRLGQTDTNTLSPTITDSDINTVLRGASLQTKTLGMMQKGRIVISSLERNATGGQTIHWQRCAGVYNRGSMYGSEGKGASDNSFLGMGRGTAIATAEPGSAVMFVEVFYRYTPLFGTTFMSERVLSQEAAMVIRDNRNLSAGLANNVESSKRMTCDKYRTI, encoded by the coding sequence GTGAAGTCGCGGACACTGAAGGGGATGCGCTCGAGAGTACGCCGCCGCTGGCGTGCTCTGCCGGGGGCTCAGTCCGGGCTCGCGCTGATCGAGTTCGCCTTTTCGCTACCGATTTTCATGCTGCTCGCCATGTTCGGAGCCGAGATCGCATTTCTCGCGACGGCCAACATGCGCACCAGCCAGGTCGCGCTGATGCTGGCCGACAACGCCTCCCGTCTCGGCCAGACCGACACCAACACGCTGTCTCCAACCATTACTGATAGCGACATCAACACGGTGCTGAGAGGCGCCTCGCTCCAGACCAAGACGCTCGGCATGATGCAGAAGGGGCGGATCGTCATCTCGAGCCTCGAACGCAATGCGACCGGCGGGCAAACCATACACTGGCAGAGATGCGCGGGCGTCTATAATCGCGGCTCCATGTATGGGAGCGAAGGCAAGGGCGCTTCTGATAATTCGTTCCTGGGCATGGGGCGCGGAACAGCCATCGCGACGGCGGAGCCGGGTAGCGCGGTGATGTTTGTGGAAGTGTTCTATCGCTACACGCCTTTATTCGGCACGACCTTCATGTCCGAGCGTGTGCTGTCTCAAGAGGCCGCAATGGTGATCCGCGATAATCGCAACCTGTCCGCAGGCCTCGCCAACAATGTCGAATCGAGCAAGCGCATGACGTGCGACAAATACCGGACGATCTGA